GGTGAAAAACAGCGACATCATCCAGGGGTTGCCGCGGATTGAGGAATTGCTGGAGGCCCGCAAGCCCAAGGATGCCTGCTGTCTGGCCCGGCGACCGGGGGTGGTATCGGTGACCCGCAACGAGGACGAGACCTTTACCCTGAAACTGACGGCCCAGGATGGCAGCGTCACGGAAATCCGCACCGAGCCGGGGCAAAACCTGCTGGTCAGCGATGGGGAAGCGGTGGAAGCCGGACAACCCCTGACCGATGGGCCGGTGGACCCCCACGACCTGTTGGAGTTGTTCTACGAACTCTACCGGGAGACGGAATCCCCCTACGAGGCCTGTCGCCGCAGCTTGGAAAAGGTACAGACCTACCTGGTTAACGAGGTGCAGGGGGTGTACCGCAACCAGGGGATTGAAATTGCCGACAAGCACATTGAAGTCATCGTGCGCCAGATGACCTCCAAGGTGGTCATTGAAGATGGGGGCGATACGATGCGCTTGCCCGGCGAGATGATGACCCTGCGGGAAATCGAAAGCCTGAACAATACCGTACCCGGTGCGCCTGCTCAATACCGGCCCAAGCTGATGGGGATTACCAAGGCAGCCCTAAACACCGACAGCTTCATCTCGGCGGCCAGTTTCCAGGAGACTACTAAAGTCCTAACGGAGGCGGCCATCGAGGGGCGGGTGGACTACCTGCGGGGTCTCAAAGAAAACGTGATCATCGGGCGGCTGATTCCGGCGGGTACGGGCTTTTTTGCCGAGACGGCCAGCGCCTATCGCCCCCGGGCGGTGGAGTTGCCCGATGCCCAGGAGGATGCCCACGTGCTCAAGGAGGACATGGTGGATGATTCCACCGACCCCCGCCAGGTGCTGATGGATAGCGACGACGCGTAACTTGGCGCAGGTCTTTGTCACCGGGGCTACGGGGTTTGTGGGGGCGAATCTGGTGCGCCTGCTCCTGGCCCAAGGACATCGGGTGCGGGTCCTGGTGCGCCCCCAAAGTCACGCGGCCAGCCTGGAGGGTTTGCCGGTAGAGCAGGTCGTGGGAGACCTGTTCAGTCCTGAGCTGCCGGACTACCTGGCCGGATGTGAGGGGTTGTTCCATGTGGCGGCCCATTATTCCCTGTGGCGGCGGGACCGGGAGCTGCTCTACCGGGTGAATGTGCTGGGGACGCGGCAGGTGTTGGCAGCGGCGCGCCAGGCAGGGGTGCCCCGGGTGGTCTATACCAGTTCGGTGGCGGCCATGGGAGTGGGCAAACGGGGCGAAGTGGTGGACGAAACCCACCAAAGTCCAGTAGGGCAGCTGGTGGGCCACTACAAAAAGTCCAAGTACTGGGCGGAGCAGGAGGCCTTCCAGGCGGTGGCCCAAGGGCAAGACGTGGTAATTGTCAACCCAACCACCCCCATCGGCCCCTGGGACAGCAAACCCACCCCCACCGGTGAGATCATCCTGCGGTTTTTGCGCCGCCAGATGCCGGCCTATGTGAATACGGGGTTAAACTTCATTCCCGTGCAGGATGTGGCCTGGGGACATCTTTTGGCCTGGCAGAGGGGGCAAACCGGACGCCGTTACATCCTGGGACACACCAACTTGTCTTTGCGGGCGTTTTTCCAGCGATTGGCGCGGGTGACCGGTCTGCCTGCTCCCCGTTTTTCCATCCCCTTAGCAATTCCCCTGGCGGCGGCCTGGCTGGATGAAATGGTGCTGAGCCGTTTAGGGAAAACTCCCAGTTTGGCATTCG
This genomic window from Gloeomargarita sp. SRBZ-1_bins_9 contains:
- a CDS encoding NAD-dependent epimerase/dehydratase family protein, translating into MAQVFVTGATGFVGANLVRLLLAQGHRVRVLVRPQSHAASLEGLPVEQVVGDLFSPELPDYLAGCEGLFHVAAHYSLWRRDRELLYRVNVLGTRQVLAAARQAGVPRVVYTSSVAAMGVGKRGEVVDETHQSPVGQLVGHYKKSKYWAEQEAFQAVAQGQDVVIVNPTTPIGPWDSKPTPTGEIILRFLRRQMPAYVNTGLNFIPVQDVAWGHLLAWQRGQTGRRYILGHTNLSLRAFFQRLARVTGLPAPRFSIPLAIPLAAAWLDEMVLSRLGKTPSLAFDSVRMAGQTMYYDSRRAIQELGLPQSDLDQALREAVNWFRQHGKV